From one Luteolibacter sp. SL250 genomic stretch:
- a CDS encoding TatD family hydrolase — MKYIEPHGHMVSRTTDDYEKLALSGCEALCEPAFWAGFDRSSADGFHDYFRQLTEYEPKRAAKYGIKHFCWLCINPKEADDPVFAREVMSLIPQFIDKPNVLGIGEIGLNKNTRSELTIFEEHVQIALDHDLPVLIHTPHLEDKLKGTKLILDSLANFTKIDRSKVIIDHVEEHTISHVLDEGYWAGMTLYPESKCSPNRAIDMLEIYGDERLWLNSACDWGHSDPLSVPKCALEMKRRKHSAEQIEKILYGNPKEFLGQCPNFAL; from the coding sequence ATGAAATACATCGAGCCCCACGGCCACATGGTCAGCCGGACGACGGATGACTACGAGAAACTCGCGCTCTCCGGATGTGAGGCGCTCTGCGAACCCGCATTCTGGGCCGGCTTCGACCGTTCCTCCGCGGACGGTTTCCACGACTATTTCCGCCAGCTCACCGAGTATGAACCGAAGCGCGCGGCCAAGTATGGCATCAAGCATTTCTGCTGGCTGTGCATCAACCCGAAGGAAGCGGACGATCCGGTGTTCGCCCGGGAGGTGATGTCCCTCATCCCGCAGTTCATCGACAAGCCGAACGTGCTCGGCATCGGCGAGATCGGCCTGAACAAGAACACCCGCAGTGAGCTGACCATCTTCGAGGAGCACGTCCAGATCGCGCTGGACCACGACCTGCCGGTCCTGATCCACACGCCGCACCTGGAGGACAAGCTGAAGGGCACGAAGCTGATCCTCGACTCGCTGGCGAACTTCACGAAGATCGACCGCTCGAAGGTCATCATCGACCATGTGGAGGAACACACCATTTCCCATGTGCTTGACGAGGGCTACTGGGCCGGGATGACCCTTTACCCGGAGAGCAAATGCAGCCCGAACCGCGCGATCGACATGCTGGAAATCTACGGCGACGAGCGCCTGTGGCTGAACTCCGCCTGTGACTGGGGCCATTCCGACCCCCTTTCCGTGCCGAAATGCGCGCTGGAGATGAAGCGGCGGAAACACAGCGCGGAGCAGATCGAAAAGATCCTCTACGGGAACCCCAAGGAGTTCCTGGGCCAGTGTCCGAATTTCGCTCTGTGA
- a CDS encoding PKD domain-containing protein encodes MQRFRAFLLPILLLFVVALVVILIPDREHPSTNTPARPAPREVISTEILSNKELAEWTNPQRAKKSPSAAELPRLLELAKERSATMKRLISAEPRQALEAAITPAAHAALPEELKPFYERPFSQTATLRVLPVCAPGVNMEPERTLEMDGRTWNASVYGWRKGQMSKQGSPLAGITLDGLAAISDGFFQIVPRDEEAFASALPMGNFHPDRDFSTGEALGGNPILTVMDGKQYRFSNAASLEETNRQLIALEMLPAPKAGASVVFAAPAPAAGGGIDWAAAKEEVRIQASTWTETAKDVFCIRVDFPNLVGAPSSQSELANLMNGSVASSILEMSYGKTTINATVSSATIRLPQPTTFYLPGKNNELHADALTAYKAANGATSLDGYDIVVVHFASIGMQGGGITYGGLADINASRQWLQGTLHSSVAIHEFGHNYGIGHASFWQTSNGSVTGTGTSVEYGDHTDIMGEGPVPEGHFHMQAKQFLNWFPTTNDNWLDATATGSGTRRIYRFDSASTTGALRGVRVTKGTSPSAEYYWVGYRPGIPTLPAFQNGAYVIWQKPAETRSWLIDTTPNSAAGKNDSAVAIGRTYSDTTANVHITPTAKGGSGADQWMDVNVQIGPFPTNTAPTATLTAPPTAVTRVSSSFSVAALDANLDTLAYSWDFGDGAVSQNSPSVTHQWITSGTYNVTVTVSDMKGGTVTRTQSVTVTDPLDTWTTRTSGTTANLRDVAAGGGSVITIGYEGAPIYKGVYSKSNDGVTWTRGEIKYNTNPVAIIHDGTRFIVAAEEWDPPAQVWRGAIFTSTDGTSWTRRHFGGPELTAVAAGGGAYVAVGNNGTALYSADSVTWTPVTSGTTMNFKDVAWGGGRFVAGAGNIYYPGPYVRAVLSSTNGQTWVNNDTAGLPYLTEITEVEYINGRFIAGGWNVGIRKSTDLGVTFSAVEGSLKDIAGLAHGNGTYLAVGIDLEVDLDPGEGVVRPDVNMVSADGESWISLSTEAQNDRNDLIFFNNTFITVGNGGTIRQSGIVAPALTGFAAWTQTHFPDAPPLSGPNDDFDGDGVKNLAEYAMGTLPKDATSRANITAVKQGATMILTIPRDPTVTGVTITGTTSTTLGSSTWTSTGVTVLEDSASQFRASIPVGAGKAFLRAEFSAP; translated from the coding sequence ATGCAAAGGTTCCGCGCCTTCCTCCTGCCCATATTGCTGCTGTTCGTTGTCGCACTGGTCGTCATCCTCATTCCCGACCGGGAACACCCCTCCACCAATACACCGGCACGCCCGGCACCACGGGAAGTGATCTCCACGGAGATCCTCTCCAATAAGGAGCTCGCGGAATGGACCAATCCACAGCGGGCGAAGAAGTCCCCTTCCGCAGCTGAGCTTCCACGCTTGCTGGAGCTCGCCAAGGAGCGTTCCGCCACGATGAAACGGCTGATCTCCGCCGAGCCCCGGCAGGCTCTGGAGGCAGCCATCACACCGGCTGCCCATGCCGCACTGCCTGAGGAACTGAAACCGTTCTACGAGCGCCCGTTCTCGCAGACCGCCACCCTGCGGGTGCTGCCCGTCTGCGCTCCGGGAGTGAACATGGAGCCGGAGAGGACGCTGGAGATGGACGGGCGGACATGGAACGCCTCCGTGTATGGGTGGAGGAAGGGCCAAATGTCCAAGCAGGGTTCCCCGCTGGCAGGCATCACCCTGGATGGTCTGGCCGCGATCTCGGATGGGTTCTTTCAGATCGTCCCACGGGATGAAGAGGCATTTGCTTCCGCCCTGCCAATGGGGAATTTCCATCCCGACCGGGATTTCTCCACCGGTGAAGCACTCGGAGGAAACCCAATCCTGACCGTCATGGACGGGAAACAGTACCGCTTCTCCAACGCCGCCTCCCTGGAAGAGACCAACCGGCAGCTCATCGCCCTCGAAATGCTCCCGGCTCCCAAGGCGGGCGCAAGTGTGGTGTTCGCCGCACCGGCCCCTGCGGCTGGTGGCGGCATCGACTGGGCGGCCGCCAAGGAGGAGGTCAGGATCCAGGCGAGCACCTGGACGGAAACCGCCAAGGACGTTTTCTGCATCCGCGTGGACTTCCCGAATCTGGTTGGCGCGCCTTCCTCCCAGTCGGAGCTGGCGAACCTGATGAACGGCTCCGTGGCAAGCAGCATCCTGGAGATGTCCTACGGCAAAACCACCATCAACGCCACCGTCAGTTCCGCGACGATCCGCCTGCCCCAACCAACCACTTTCTACCTGCCTGGAAAAAACAACGAACTGCATGCGGATGCATTGACCGCCTACAAGGCAGCCAACGGCGCCACCTCCCTGGACGGCTATGACATTGTGGTCGTCCACTTCGCCTCCATCGGCATGCAGGGCGGAGGCATCACCTATGGTGGTCTGGCTGATATCAATGCCAGCAGGCAGTGGCTCCAGGGCACGCTCCATTCCAGCGTGGCCATCCACGAGTTCGGCCACAACTATGGCATCGGCCATGCCAGCTTCTGGCAGACCAGCAATGGCAGCGTGACCGGCACCGGCACCTCCGTGGAATACGGTGACCACACCGACATCATGGGCGAAGGTCCGGTTCCGGAAGGCCATTTCCACATGCAGGCCAAACAATTCCTGAACTGGTTCCCCACCACCAATGACAACTGGCTGGACGCAACCGCCACCGGTTCAGGCACCCGCCGAATCTACCGTTTCGACTCCGCCAGCACCACCGGTGCGCTCCGTGGTGTCCGTGTGACGAAAGGAACCAGCCCTTCCGCGGAATACTACTGGGTCGGCTACCGTCCGGGTATCCCGACACTTCCGGCTTTCCAGAACGGGGCCTATGTCATCTGGCAAAAGCCTGCCGAAACCCGTTCCTGGCTCATCGACACCACCCCGAACTCGGCTGCGGGCAAGAACGACTCCGCGGTGGCGATCGGCCGGACCTACTCCGACACCACCGCAAACGTCCACATCACCCCCACCGCCAAGGGAGGCTCTGGTGCGGACCAGTGGATGGACGTGAACGTGCAGATCGGTCCGTTCCCGACAAACACGGCCCCTACCGCAACCCTCACGGCCCCCCCCACTGCGGTGACCCGGGTTTCCAGCAGCTTCTCGGTCGCCGCTCTGGATGCGAATTTGGACACCCTGGCCTATTCCTGGGACTTCGGTGACGGCGCCGTCAGCCAGAATTCCCCATCGGTCACTCACCAATGGATCACGAGCGGCACCTACAACGTGACCGTCACCGTCTCTGACATGAAAGGTGGCACCGTCACCCGAACCCAGTCCGTGACCGTAACCGACCCGCTGGATACGTGGACGACGCGTACTTCCGGCACTACGGCAAATCTCCGGGACGTCGCCGCAGGCGGAGGCTCCGTGATCACCATCGGCTATGAGGGTGCGCCAATCTACAAGGGGGTTTACTCCAAATCCAACGATGGGGTCACATGGACCCGTGGCGAGATCAAATACAACACCAACCCTGTGGCGATCATCCACGATGGCACCCGATTCATCGTGGCTGCCGAGGAGTGGGATCCCCCAGCTCAGGTATGGCGCGGAGCGATCTTCACCTCTACCGACGGCACCAGTTGGACCCGCCGTCACTTCGGCGGGCCTGAACTTACGGCGGTCGCAGCAGGTGGCGGTGCCTACGTGGCGGTCGGGAACAACGGCACGGCATTGTACTCGGCGGATTCCGTCACCTGGACTCCGGTGACCAGTGGAACGACCATGAACTTCAAGGACGTCGCCTGGGGCGGTGGCCGCTTTGTCGCCGGAGCCGGCAACATCTACTACCCCGGTCCTTACGTGCGTGCGGTGCTCTCCTCCACCAATGGCCAGACCTGGGTTAACAATGATACCGCCGGTCTCCCCTACCTCACGGAGATAACTGAAGTTGAGTACATCAACGGCCGCTTCATCGCCGGTGGATGGAATGTGGGCATCCGCAAATCAACCGACCTCGGGGTGACTTTCTCCGCCGTGGAAGGCAGTCTCAAGGATATCGCGGGCCTCGCCCATGGTAACGGAACCTATCTGGCCGTGGGTATTGATCTGGAAGTGGATCTTGATCCGGGAGAGGGTGTTGTTAGGCCTGATGTGAACATGGTGTCGGCCGATGGGGAGAGCTGGATATCACTCAGCACGGAGGCACAGAACGATCGGAATGACCTCATCTTCTTCAACAACACGTTCATCACCGTGGGCAATGGCGGCACTATCCGCCAGTCCGGCATCGTCGCCCCCGCCCTCACCGGCTTCGCGGCATGGACACAGACCCACTTCCCCGACGCTCCTCCGCTGTCCGGACCAAACGACGACTTCGATGGTGACGGAGTGAAGAACCTGGCGGAATACGCCATGGGCACCCTCCCCAAGGACGCCACCAGCCGGGCAAACATCACCGCCGTCAAACAGGGAGCCACGATGATCCTCACCATCCCACGTGACCCCACCGTCACCGGAGTGACGATCACAGGCACCACTTCGACCACACTGGGTTCCTCCACCTGGACGAGCACCGGAGTGACCGTCCTGGAAGATTCCGCATCTCAGTTCAGGGCCTCCATCCCGGTTGGAGCCGGAAAGGCATTCCTGCGGGCGGAATTCTCAGCCCCGTGA
- a CDS encoding aminopeptidase P N-terminal domain-containing protein yields the protein MRVEPIDPELFVANRNRLRGLLKPGSIVIIHSNDIYPTNADGTMAFRQQNDLFHLTGLDQEETILILMPDAQESRDREILFVRETSEEIAIWEGEKLTKEEAAKRTGISRIEWTGNFQGILHRLVPQADHIYLATNEHLRAVVEVETRNARFIKECQLRYPLHRYERLAPLMHRVRMVKQPQEISIISKACAITEAGFRRSLDFIRPGVGEWEIEAEFMHEFLRRGSKGFAYTPIIASGKSACVLHYIKNDRICREGDLILMDVAAEYAGWNSDMTRTVPVNGRFAPRQRAVYDAVLRVLRAANQLLRPGVHPADYQKQILSIMEAELIHLGLIDVAEAKEQGPDKPLVKRYFMHGTSHHLGLDVHDVAPPGEAVAEGMVFTIEPGIYIREEGLGVRLENNVLIGKHSNIDLMASIPIEADEIEELMARGA from the coding sequence GTGAGAGTGGAACCCATCGATCCGGAGTTGTTCGTCGCCAACCGCAACCGTCTGCGCGGACTGCTGAAGCCTGGCAGCATCGTCATCATCCATTCGAACGACATCTATCCCACGAACGCGGATGGGACGATGGCGTTCCGCCAGCAGAACGACCTTTTCCATCTCACCGGCCTGGACCAGGAGGAAACCATCCTGATCCTGATGCCGGACGCCCAGGAGAGCCGGGACCGGGAGATCCTTTTCGTCAGGGAAACCAGCGAGGAAATCGCCATTTGGGAAGGGGAGAAGCTCACCAAGGAGGAGGCTGCGAAGCGGACGGGAATCTCCCGCATCGAGTGGACGGGAAATTTCCAGGGAATACTCCACCGCCTGGTGCCGCAGGCGGACCACATCTATCTGGCGACCAACGAGCATCTGCGCGCGGTGGTGGAGGTGGAGACGCGGAATGCCCGCTTCATCAAGGAATGCCAGCTCCGTTACCCGCTGCACCGCTATGAGCGGCTGGCACCCCTGATGCACCGCGTGCGGATGGTGAAGCAGCCGCAGGAAATTTCCATCATTTCAAAGGCGTGCGCCATCACGGAGGCGGGATTCCGCCGCTCGCTGGACTTCATCCGTCCGGGAGTGGGCGAATGGGAGATCGAGGCCGAATTCATGCACGAATTCCTCCGCCGGGGTTCGAAAGGATTCGCCTACACCCCTATCATCGCTTCGGGGAAAAGCGCATGTGTCCTCCACTACATCAAGAATGACCGGATCTGCCGGGAGGGGGACCTCATCCTGATGGATGTGGCCGCGGAATACGCGGGTTGGAACTCCGACATGACGCGCACCGTGCCTGTCAACGGACGCTTCGCTCCGCGGCAGCGCGCCGTCTATGACGCCGTCCTCCGCGTCCTGCGCGCTGCCAACCAACTGTTGCGTCCCGGAGTGCATCCGGCGGACTATCAGAAGCAGATCCTGTCCATCATGGAGGCGGAGCTCATCCACCTGGGCCTCATCGATGTGGCGGAGGCCAAGGAACAGGGACCGGACAAGCCATTGGTGAAACGCTACTTCATGCACGGCACCTCCCACCACCTGGGGCTGGACGTTCATGACGTGGCCCCTCCGGGTGAGGCTGTCGCGGAAGGAATGGTCTTCACCATCGAGCCGGGCATCTATATCCGCGAAGAAGGACTGGGCGTGAGATTGGAGAACAACGTCCTCATTGGAAAGCACTCCAACATCGATCTGATGGCCTCGATCCCCATCGAAGCGGATGAGATCGAGGAACTGATGGCGCGCGGGGCCTGA
- a CDS encoding sugar phosphate isomerase/epimerase family protein, whose product MKFAICNETFRHHDFEGTCAEARRHGYTGLEVAPFTLGDVSAITPEKAAALGKIVRDHDLEMVGLHWLLAKTEGYHLTDPSAEIHRRTFDYARHLTDICQGMGGNIMVWGSPLQRSLDPSWDRGEAEERFVGFFQRLSPHLAAAGVTIAFEFLGPAETNFINTAAETISLLEKINSPNVRLHLDVKAMSSDTRAIPEIVRASLPWTAHFHANDPNLRGPGMGEVDFNAIAAVLKEENYGGWVSVEVFDTTVEPDLLAGESIRNLRSAFA is encoded by the coding sequence ATGAAGTTCGCCATCTGCAACGAGACTTTCCGCCATCATGATTTCGAAGGCACCTGCGCGGAAGCGCGCCGCCATGGATATACGGGTCTGGAGGTAGCTCCATTCACCTTGGGTGACGTCTCCGCCATCACCCCGGAGAAAGCAGCGGCACTGGGAAAGATCGTCCGTGACCATGACCTGGAGATGGTGGGGCTGCACTGGCTGCTGGCCAAGACGGAGGGCTACCACCTGACGGACCCATCTGCGGAGATCCACCGCCGCACGTTCGACTACGCCCGCCACCTCACGGATATCTGCCAGGGCATGGGCGGCAACATCATGGTCTGGGGCAGCCCGCTCCAGCGGTCGCTGGATCCATCATGGGACCGCGGCGAGGCGGAAGAGCGGTTCGTCGGTTTCTTCCAGCGTCTCTCCCCCCATCTGGCCGCGGCGGGGGTCACCATCGCCTTCGAGTTCCTGGGACCTGCCGAGACGAACTTCATCAACACCGCCGCGGAGACCATCTCGCTGTTGGAGAAGATCAATTCGCCGAATGTGCGCCTCCACCTGGACGTGAAGGCCATGTCCTCCGACACCCGTGCCATCCCGGAAATCGTCAGGGCATCCCTGCCATGGACCGCCCACTTCCACGCGAACGACCCCAACCTTCGCGGCCCGGGCATGGGAGAGGTGGATTTCAACGCCATCGCGGCCGTGCTCAAGGAAGAGAACTACGGCGGCTGGGTGTCCGTCGAAGTGTTCGACACCACGGTGGAGCCGGACCTTCTCGCCGGGGAGAGCATCCGGAACCTGCGTTCGGCCTTCGCCTGA
- a CDS encoding ATP-dependent Clp protease ATP-binding subunit, with protein MNNFTPRAQQVLALARKEADRFNHSYVGTEHLLLGLIKLGQGVAVNVLERMGLELEAVRMEVEKEVGSGPPQKATGNIPYTPRVKKVLALANKEAKALNHSYVGTEHLLLGLLREGEGVAARVLKRLDVDIQRTRNEILAEIDPNFSPEDHDDDEDDEEDDADGTFEDESSSAPESGPGEGEGKTKTPALKAFGRDLTKIARESGLDPVIGREAEIERVIQILCRRTKNNPVLIGEAGVGKTAIVEGLAQEIASGNVPEILRDKRVVTLDLALMVAGTKYRGQFEERIKAVMDEIRKVKNVILFIDELHTIVGAGSAEGAMDASNIIKPALSRSELQCVGATTLNEYRKYIEKDAALERRFQQVKVDEPSVDDAIKILEGLQEKYESHHKAKFTPEAIEASVKLTSRYLTGRYLPDKAIDVLDEAGARARIGTMTRPPSIKELEGKIDQINRDKVAAIAEQDFEKAAALRDDEKNAKKELEETLRNWRASSEETIVTVTDDDIMAVVSKWTGVPLRRMEQKETEKLLKMEDELKGRVIGQDEAVVAISKALRRSRADLKDPRRPIGSFLFLGPTGVGKTYLARNLAEFMFGDAEALIQIDMSEYMEKFTASRLIGSPPGYVGYEEGGQLSEAVRRRPYSVVLFDEVEKAHPDVMNLLLQILEEGTVTDSLGRKIDFRNTIIILTSNVGASTIKRQTSLGFGAMNEDNADFEGMKEKILEESKRYFKPEFLNRLDDLVVFHMLEKKDLNQIVDLEVSKLTKRLREKNISLTLAQEARDLLAEKGFDPAYGARPMRRAVERYLEDPLAESLLRGDVKPGDMVNVIRKEGSEELVFQSSRPEEPEIEPDSAGV; from the coding sequence GGTGGAGAAGGAAGTCGGTTCCGGGCCGCCGCAGAAGGCGACCGGCAACATCCCCTACACCCCCCGCGTGAAGAAAGTCCTCGCCCTTGCGAACAAGGAAGCGAAGGCCCTCAACCATTCCTACGTCGGCACGGAGCACCTCCTGCTCGGCCTGCTCCGCGAAGGTGAAGGCGTCGCCGCCCGCGTGCTGAAGCGCCTGGATGTCGACATCCAGCGCACCCGCAACGAGATCCTCGCGGAGATCGACCCCAACTTCTCACCGGAAGACCACGACGACGATGAGGATGACGAGGAGGACGATGCCGACGGCACCTTCGAGGACGAAAGCTCCTCCGCGCCGGAATCCGGCCCGGGCGAGGGTGAAGGCAAGACCAAGACCCCCGCGCTGAAGGCATTCGGCCGCGACCTCACCAAGATCGCCCGCGAGAGCGGACTGGATCCGGTGATCGGCCGGGAGGCGGAGATCGAGCGTGTGATCCAGATCCTGTGCCGCCGCACGAAGAACAACCCGGTCCTCATCGGTGAAGCCGGTGTCGGCAAGACGGCGATCGTAGAGGGCCTCGCCCAGGAGATCGCTTCCGGCAACGTGCCTGAGATCCTCCGCGACAAGCGCGTGGTGACGCTCGACCTCGCCCTCATGGTGGCGGGGACGAAGTACCGCGGCCAGTTTGAGGAGCGCATCAAGGCCGTCATGGATGAGATCCGCAAGGTGAAGAACGTCATCCTTTTCATCGACGAGCTGCACACCATCGTGGGTGCCGGTTCCGCCGAAGGCGCGATGGATGCCTCCAACATCATCAAGCCCGCCCTCAGCCGTTCCGAGCTGCAGTGCGTGGGTGCGACGACCCTCAATGAGTACCGCAAGTACATCGAGAAGGACGCCGCGCTCGAGCGCCGCTTCCAGCAGGTGAAGGTGGACGAGCCGTCCGTGGACGACGCCATCAAGATCCTCGAAGGGCTGCAGGAGAAATACGAAAGCCACCACAAGGCGAAGTTCACTCCGGAAGCCATCGAAGCGTCCGTGAAGCTCACCTCCCGCTACCTGACCGGCCGCTACCTGCCGGACAAAGCCATCGACGTCCTCGACGAGGCCGGCGCACGCGCCCGCATCGGCACCATGACCCGCCCGCCGTCCATCAAGGAACTGGAAGGAAAGATCGACCAGATCAACCGGGACAAGGTGGCCGCCATCGCCGAGCAGGATTTCGAGAAAGCCGCCGCGCTGCGTGACGACGAGAAGAACGCGAAGAAGGAACTGGAGGAAACCCTCCGGAACTGGCGCGCCTCCTCGGAGGAAACCATCGTCACCGTGACGGACGACGACATCATGGCGGTGGTCTCGAAGTGGACCGGTGTCCCGCTGCGCCGCATGGAGCAGAAGGAAACCGAGAAGCTCCTCAAGATGGAGGACGAGCTGAAGGGCCGCGTGATCGGCCAGGACGAAGCCGTTGTCGCCATCTCCAAGGCGCTGCGCCGCTCCCGTGCCGACCTCAAGGATCCGCGCCGCCCGATCGGTTCGTTCCTCTTCCTCGGACCGACCGGTGTCGGCAAGACCTACCTCGCCCGCAACCTCGCCGAGTTCATGTTCGGTGACGCGGAGGCGCTCATCCAGATCGACATGTCGGAGTACATGGAGAAGTTCACCGCCAGCCGTCTGATCGGTTCGCCTCCGGGCTACGTCGGGTATGAGGAAGGCGGCCAGCTTTCCGAGGCGGTGCGCCGCCGTCCGTATTCGGTCGTCCTCTTCGACGAGGTCGAGAAAGCCCACCCGGACGTGATGAACCTGCTGCTCCAGATCCTGGAGGAAGGCACCGTCACGGATTCGCTGGGCCGCAAGATCGACTTCCGCAACACGATCATCATCCTGACCTCCAACGTCGGAGCCTCCACCATCAAGCGCCAGACCTCCCTCGGTTTCGGTGCGATGAACGAGGACAACGCCGACTTCGAAGGCATGAAGGAGAAGATCCTGGAAGAGTCCAAGCGGTACTTCAAACCGGAGTTCCTCAACCGTCTGGATGACCTGGTGGTCTTCCACATGCTGGAGAAGAAGGATCTCAACCAGATCGTGGACCTGGAGGTTTCCAAGCTCACCAAGCGCCTGCGCGAGAAGAACATCTCGCTCACTCTGGCCCAGGAAGCCCGCGACCTGCTGGCGGAGAAGGGCTTCGACCCTGCCTACGGCGCGCGCCCGATGCGCCGCGCGGTCGAGCGCTATCTCGAGGATCCGCTCGCGGAATCCCTGCTGCGCGGAGACGTGAAGCCCGGCGATATGGTCAACGTCATCCGCAAGGAAGGCAGCGAGGAACTCGTGTTCCAATCGAGCCGCCCGGAGGAACCGGAGATCGAGCCGGACAGCGCGGGCGTCTGA